In Desulfofustis limnaeus, the genomic stretch TGATGCAGTGGCAGGCGGCAGCGAACCGAAGCGAGGATAGCCCGCATCATCAGGTAGGGCTTGGCGGCCAGTTCCTCCCCCCGGGCCGTCAGATGCACCCGGTTATTCCGTATTTCAATACCCTTTTCCAGCAAACGGTCAGGTTCCTGCCGGCCGGTGTCGGACAGGCCCAAGATCTCGTCCACGTGGTCGAAAAACAACTCGCCGACCACGGTAATGGTGCGCAGATGGCCATACACTTCGCGCATGAAGGCCTCGACGTTGGCTTTCAGCTCCGGTCCATCGAAGCCGAAGGCGGCCGCCATCTCTTCCTGTTGCTCGAAAAAGAGCTGGTCATTCTTGCGGCCGCTGACATAGTGGAGCCGGTTTCTGATCCTGACCAGAGCATCATAGGCTCCCTGGCAACGCTCCCCCTCGGACTTGATCAAGAAACCCGCCTCGACAATCCCGGACAGGGAGGAAAGCCCGAACACCACCTTGGCCGCCCACAATACCGACTGAGCATCCCGCAGGCCCCCTTTGCTTTCCTTGATGTTGGGCTCCAACAGGTATCCGTGGCTGCCGAACCGGCTGCGGCGCTCTGCGTTAAATCGATTCAGGGAAGCGATAAAATCGGATCGACGACCGTCGATATAGTCACGGCGATAGGCCTCCTGCAACCGGCTGAACAACTCCTCATTGCCGGCGATCAGACGGCCATCGAGTAGGGCCACACGGAATACGAAATCATCGGCGGCTTGCCGGAGAGACTCCTCCACCGTCCGCACCCCATGGCCGACCTCATAACCGGCGTCCCAGAGCGGATAAAGGACCGCATCGGCGCAACGGGAGATATCCTGACGTACCTGCGGGTCGAACAGGATCATCAGGTCGATATCGGAAAAGGGGAACAATTCCTCCCGTCCGTACCCACCGAGCGCGATCAGCGCTACTTGACCGGCCGTTTCTCGATCCTCGAAGCGGGCAAAACAGTCCGTGATAAAGCGATCGACCATCAGGCTGTGTTCACGCAACAGCGACGCACCGCTTAATCCTTTTTGCCAGAGCTCATCGAGCGCCTGACGCTTCCTGCTGAATCCCCGGGCCATGGAGATCAGATGGCGTCGCGATTTTCTTCCCCGGTACGAACCCGGACAATTCGCTCAACCGGCATGACGAAGATCTTGCCGTCGCCGATTTTACCGGTATTGGCGGCCCCGCGAATCTTTTCCACCACTTGGTCGGCGATTTCCGCAGGTACGACCACCTCAAGCTTGATCTTCGGAATGAAATCGACAACATATTCGGCGCCTCGATAGACCTCGGTATGCCCCTTCTGGCGACCATACCCTTTCACCTCGGAGATGGTCATGCCCTTGATCCCGATCTCGTTCAGCGCATCCTTCACGTCATCGAGCTTGAATGGTTTGATAATCGCTTCGATCTTACGCATGGGTTCCTCTTTTTTTAAAGGGGGGCCAATCCCGCCTGGTTTACCGCCTGTCGCCGGCAGCCCAAGCTAACCTAACGACCATGTGTTTTCACGATCAGCTATTATAGGCGGTCTCCGAATGCTCGGTTGAATCCAGTCCGGACACCTCGGCCTCATCGGTGAGGCGCAAGCCGATCGTAACATCGATCCCTTTGAATATACCCCAACTGACGGCAAAGGCATACCCACTTACCACGACTGCTCCAATGAGTTGGGCAAACAACTGGGAGGGATTTCCGGCCAGCAGGCCGTCAACACCACCGGGATTGACTGCGGTACTGGCAAAAATCCCGAGACACAGGGTTCCCAGCAGACCACCGACGCCATGGATACCGACCACATCCAGGGAGTCGTCGAGGTTCAGCCTGATTTTGAAATTCACTGCGGCAAAACAGAGCCCACCCCCGAGGACACCGATCAAGATGGCACTGTTCGGGCCTATGAATCCGGCCGCCGGGGTAACGGTTGCCAAGCCGGCAATGGCCCCGGATGCAGCGCCTAGTGTCGTTGGCTTACCACGAACCAGCCACTCCACGGCAACCCACATGCCCATGCCTGCCATTCCGGCCAGGTGCGTGGCCACAAATGCCGTCGCCGCCACTTCGTTTGCGGCCAGCGCCGACCCACCGTTAAACCCGAACCAGCCGAACCAGAGCAGAGCGGTGCCCATAACGGTCATCGGCAGATTATGGGGCATGAAGCTGGTTCTGCCATACCCGCGACGCGAACCAATCACCAGGACTCCGGCCAAGGCCGCCATCCCGCAGGTTGCATGAACCACGAGACCACCGGCAAAATCGAGCACCCCGATCGCCCCCAGCCAGCCCCCTTTGCCCCAGATCCAATGGCAGACTGGATTATAAACCAGAACCGCCCACAGCACCGAGAAAATGACAAACGGCCCGAATCGCACTCTCTCAGCAAAGGC encodes the following:
- a CDS encoding ammonium transporter; amino-acid sequence: MNNADTAFILAAAGLVMLMTPGLALFYGGMVRGKNVLGTIMQSLFMISLITVEWVYIGYSMSFGPTIGGVVGDFSWFALRGVGSEPSPDYATSIPQLVFMIYQCMFAIITPALITGAFAERVRFGPFVIFSVLWAVLVYNPVCHWIWGKGGWLGAIGVLDFAGGLVVHATCGMAALAGVLVIGSRRGYGRTSFMPHNLPMTVMGTALLWFGWFGFNGGSALAANEVAATAFVATHLAGMAGMGMWVAVEWLVRGKPTTLGAASGAIAGLATVTPAAGFIGPNSAILIGVLGGGLCFAAVNFKIRLNLDDSLDVVGIHGVGGLLGTLCLGIFASTAVNPGGVDGLLAGNPSQLFAQLIGAVVVSGYAFAVSWGIFKGIDVTIGLRLTDEAEVSGLDSTEHSETAYNS
- a CDS encoding P-II family nitrogen regulator; amino-acid sequence: MRKIEAIIKPFKLDDVKDALNEIGIKGMTISEVKGYGRQKGHTEVYRGAEYVVDFIPKIKLEVVVPAEIADQVVEKIRGAANTGKIGDGKIFVMPVERIVRVRTGEENRDAI